The following proteins come from a genomic window of Triticum aestivum cultivar Chinese Spring chromosome 6A, IWGSC CS RefSeq v2.1, whole genome shotgun sequence:
- the LOC123132670 gene encoding SWI/SNF complex subunit SWI3B: MATPPAPVPSATANSAPTPTQSPFKARPFSQPPSTAGTLKTEIPPASTSAATAAGVAAVGAAAEDSSHVITVPSYAGWFSYDSISDTERRLLPEFFEGEVAAVSGSRGPEAYKYYRNTLVKRFRARPARRLTLTEARRGLIGDVGSVRRVFDFLEEWGLINHGAPPLGAKQGKDKREEATTSQSSSQSSLPAGPTTPKKLCVGCRSVCGSAYFTCEKADISICCRCFVRGNYRPGLTPADFKKVEISEDAKSDWTDKETLHLLEAVLHYGEDWKKVSEHVGSRSEKDCIARLIRLYFGEQFMGSKEQKMEFEIDDVTNESRAEIPNRLRLTPLADASNPIMAQVAFLSAIVGAGVAAAAAQAAISAQSQVDMNDSQTDSPISSTKEEESSYTNGLTANDLLKEASTNAQVQLQKEQKDIEQSLSAIVDVQMKEIQDKISRFEQKELLMEKEREQLHHLRELLFVDQLAVVQHQRRPHAVAAENKEEEKPKPIITMS; this comes from the exons ATGGCCACACCGCCGGCTCCGGTGCCCTCGGCCACCGCCAACTCCGCGCCGACGCCTACGCAGTCACCGTTCAAGGCCCGACCCTTCTCCCAGCCCCCTTCCACTGCCGGTACCCTCAAGACGGAGATCCCTCCCGCCTCCACctcggccgccaccgccgccggagtcGCCGCCGTGGGAGCCGCAGCCGAGGACTCATCGCACGTCATCACCGTCCCTAGCTACGCAG GGTGGTTCTCGTACGACAGCATCAGCGACACGGAGCGCCGCCTGTTGCCGGAGTTCTTCGAAGGGGAGGTCGCGGCCGTGTCTGGGTCCCGGGGCCCGGAAGCCTACAAGTACTACCGCAACACCCTCGTCAAGAGGTTCCGGGCAAGACCAGCGCGCCGGCTCACGCTCACCGAGGCCAGGCGGGGCCTTATCGGCGACGTTGGCTCTGTGCGCCGTGTGTTTGACTTCCTGGAGGAATGGGGGCTCATCAACCATGGTGCTCCCCCGCTGGGGGCGAAGCAGGGGAAAGACAAGAGGGAGGAGGCGACGACTTCTCAGTCTTCTTCTCAGTCTTCATTGCCTGCTGGACCAACCACACCCAAGAAGCTCTGTGTAGGGTGCCGCAGCGTCTGCGGCTCTGCCTATTTCACCTGCGAGAAG GCGGATATAAGCATATGTTGTAGATGCTTTGTGCGTGGCAACTATCGGCCTGGTCTTACTCCAGCGGACTTCAAGAAAGTTGAAATTAGCGAAGACGCCAAATCAGATTGGACAGACAAGGAAACTCTTCACCTACTTGAGGCTGTCTTGCATTATGGAGAAGACTGGAAGAAGGTTTCTGAGCATGTTGGTAGTCGCTCGGAGAAAGACTGCATTGCTAGACTCATCCGATTATATTTTGGAGAACAGTTCATGGGATCCAAGGAGCAGAAAATGGAGTTTGAGATTGATGATGTTACTAATGAATCTAGAGCAGAGATCCCAAACCGACTCCGTCTCACACCACTGGCAGATGCAAGCAATCCAATTATGGCTCAG GTCGCGTTCTTGTCGGCAATTGTTGGCGCAGGcgttgcagcagcagcagcgcaagcagcTATTTCTGCACAATCCCAGGTTGATATGAATGACAGCCAGACTGATTCTCCAATCAGCAGCACTAAAGAAgaag AATCTTCTTACACTAATGGGCTTACAGCCAACGATTTACTCAAAGAGGCATCCACAAATgcacaagtgcaacttcaaaaggAGCAAAAAGATATAGAGCAATCTTTATCGGCTATAGTGGATGTCCAG ATGAAGGAAATCCAGGATAAGATAAGCCGTTTTGAGCAGAAAGAGCTGCTTATGGAGAAAGAGAGGGAGCAGCTTCATCACTTACGGGAACTGCTTTTCGTGGATCAACTCGCGGTTGTGCAGCATCAGCGCAGACCGCATGCTGTAGCGGCTGAGAACAAGGAGGAGGAGAAACCGAAACCTATTATCACCATGAGTTAA
- the LOC123132671 gene encoding mediator of RNA polymerase II transcription subunit 18, which translates to MECVVQGIIETQHVEALEVLLQGLSGVPKERVRVHELCLKSVPMLGAVPSEVRLLCDLAQPTPSWTIRHVGGAMRGAGAEQISILVRTIVESKASSNVLRYFYGIGYKLDHEILKVGFAFRFQRGAQFTVTVTSANKMPKLHATDEAVQVTPGIQLVEITAPAAANNYNDVVSAVTSFCEYLAPLLHLSKPGNSTGIVPTAGAAAASLMSSGGAKTL; encoded by the exons ATGGAGTGCGTGGTGCAGGGCATCATCGAGACCCAG CATGTTGAAGCTCTGGAGGTtcttctccaaggcctctctgGTGTCCCAAAGGAACGTGTGAGGGTGCATGAGCTCTGTCTTAAAAGTGTACCAATGCTAG GAGCTGTCCCATCAGAGGTTCGTTTGTTGTGTGATTTAGCTCAGCCTACACCATCCTG GACCATAAGACATGTTGGTGGTGCCATGAGAGGTGCCGGTGCAGAGCAAATCTCAATTCTTGTGCGTACAATCGTAGAAAGCAAAGCCAGCAGCAATGTGTTACGTTACTTCTACGGCATCGGCTACAAGTTAGATCATGAAATCTTGAAGGTTGGCTTTGCGTTTCGCTTCCAGCGAGGTGCCCAGTTCACCGTGACTGTGACTTCTGCCAACAAGATGCCAAAACTGCATGCGACCGACGAAGCTGTGCAGGTCACTCCTGGAATACAGCTGGTGGAGATCACAGCACCAGCCGCTGCTAACAATTACAATGATGTTGTTTCAGCTGTCACCTCATTCTGTGAATATCTAGCGCC GCTGCTGCATCTCTCTAAACCAGGCAATTCAACTGGAATCGTCCcgactgctggtgctgctgctgccTCGCTCATGTCAAGTGGTGGTGCGAAAACATTGTAA